The genomic window agacCCAacagggttttttttttttggcagggGAGGAGGATTTTGTACTTTGAAAGTCATGaagtctttttattattaccgTCTCTTTCTATATTGTACTTTGGAAAATATTGAGAGCATGCGTACGTTAAAAAGGACTGAAGGAAAAGAGGCGTACGATAAGGGGGTTGTGATTTGATCTTTCGTGATTGAAGTTCTCTGAAGCggtcctctcttctctctctctctcgaccAGAGCCGTCCTTTTGGACCATTGAACTTTTAGGTGTTCGTGCAAAAGTTTTTGAGCGAGCTTCTCTAGACGCctgtctcttcttccttctctctcacTACCCCTGGATTGCTCACTTTTGTGGACCCGTTTAAAATTACTATAATACCCCCAATACCTCAATTGTCAATTTCTTGGTTCTGGACTTCTGGTATTGCAACAAgttgtcttttgttttggtttaataatGGTGAGAAATCAAACGAAAACACAACTTGAGACAAAGACTTCTAATACTATAAGTTTAAGCTATAAACATTGTCAACTCACACTAAATTagttgctctttttttttgtcaaagctAAATTAGTCGTTTAATTTTCGAGTTTCATCAGTTATAAGTTTAGAACTAGATTAACATGTTAAAAAcagacaataaaaaaaagatgctGTAACGTTTGAAAATAATGGTTACTGAAAACGTACATTTATTGTAAGATCCAAATAAGGGCtgttattttttgaaaattcattaACCCATATATGTTTTGGATTATATGCAAAGAGAGTGGTGTGACATTTGACTATCTGTTATGAATGCTAAAGGGATAAACCCATTaccagaaagaaagaaaaaaattgctAAAGAATTTAGAGACATTGAATTCGATGACGACAATTTGATGACAAAAACTTCACATATATACCCTATCTTGAAATTTGATTTCCCGCTTgagaaattggaattttaattccttgtatattttgtttgactatatcaaatactaaaaataatactaataaattaGGTTTgatgtcaaaaagaaaataatatactactaaaaataatgaatttggTTCACTTCTTTAATGAagtgaataaaaaagaaggaCACCACCGGCCCCAATGGCCACTAGAACGGAACGTTACATTATACCATATATTTATGTCTTTTTGTCGCCTTTTAAATTCATCTATTTATTAATATACCTACCTCTATATCTCTCTCATTTATGTATCTTCTTTCTCACCCAATCTAGATAAAATGCCATTTAAACACCTAGCAAGAAATCCAAACATAAATGTTCGATTTGTtaaatccaaacaaataattcataGCACATTTCAAAGGTAGTTTTATAGCAAATGTTATTCCATAAGAATATGAACAACtactatatttgtttatatattaggGTACAAGTaaagtaattattatttttctcataaagATTCTTAAGTATTACATTTGAAATGTgctatgaaaagaaaacacgtGGAAATCGTTGGTGTTAATAGTTTGCAGATATAATATATGCAAggtaaaaaacataaatcaaacaaataaggCCACATGAGTTATATATGGACTGAAGTTGATGATTGTAGTTGTAGATCAGTTTTATATGagttataaattatattttgttattttatcgTCAACTTCTTTCACAATACTGAAAAAGTTGCAAGAAGATAACTCATatcatacataaaatattCATACATAATGTTTTACACtaattcaattattattatttggtaCACTAATATAGTTCAATTATTGTTTGGAGCAGATTTGGGGTTGTGACCAAATTTCTTTACTCAGGTATTCTtctatttaatgttttaaggGAAATATATGCTTATTTGATTAAAtgcctaccaaaaaaaaaaatctctattaattatatgtctatcaaaaaaaatctctattGATTAAATACACATGCACTCATTATCTTTATAAAttggcttcttcttccccCTCGTAACATAATATAGAGTCATAGACAGATACAATTattaacacaaaaaagaaatggcAAAGACAAACTTGCTTCTAGCTGCAACTTTACTTCTGTGCTTCATCGTTATTACTTCCTTTGCTCCGGCCAGATCCGAATCTTTACTCACAGGTATTAACTCAATTAGATCGATTTTCAcatctatctttttttatttatatataaaaacattgaaCACACACGTAAGTcttcaaaacaatatttcaaaGACTAATGATGAacattaaaactaaaacataacaaagatatatatatatatgtgcatGCCGCTTCCCGTAGATTAGTTAGTACTTAGTATAGAATTACACTAATTctattatgatttttgttgtataaaAGGGATTGGAAGTGAAGGGGAAATGTGGCACAGAGGAGTGTATGCTAAAAGGTTCGTTGTTTGCTCATGTGGATTACACTAGTCCCGGTGACAGACCGCCAAAGAGTTGGGGAAGACCACCCCATGCGCCccaaatctaaaataattgaaattttcaatttgcTTATGATGATCTTATACTGTGATATGTTACTTATTATAAACCGACttcattaataaaaatcacaattttattttattttggaccAAAAACTATTTACATATAACAAGTTAACAACAATAAACAACGTACATCATGATTTCTTGGATTATCTGTTAAGTTTGCGATTGAAACCCTTTAGTGGTACGTAGTCAAATGCTAGAAACTCATTTCTAATAAATAATGTTAGAATCAAATTAGAAGGTACCTATTATCTAAGTAATTAATGATGTGTCCAAAATAAAAGTAGTGttgattaaactaaaaaactcGAGATCTTAAGATGAGTCATCGATTCATGGATCATATCACTTGATAAAATGAATTATAATTGGGTTGTATAATTGCTTGTGAGTTATAAACTGAAGGTTGATGATTTATAGATAAGTTTTATACTATGAATTTAATTACAAGAAAGATAAGCCTATTAAAAATAGTACAAACTCGTGATATGGTTTGATGTACTCTCacagattaaaaaaacagacaaagGATGCTAAAATTGGAGAAATCACTGTCTATAagatacacatatatattacgGTTTCaatcttaaataaattaaaatccaaaacgTAAATGAAGAACTACCTAAAAAGCCTGTGTTGTTCAAGAATTGAGAAAGCTAAAAAGGAGTATCAGCTTTGTTTCGTAAAGAAATGCTTTTAACTTTTCTTAATTCACTAGGATATAAACGCGTAGGTCTATTTTTGCaacttttaataaaattttgtaaatcattGATGGGTTTGGTTAGAGTATGTGCTGCTTCTTGGGCCCTGAAAACCCAAAATACTTTTTGTTcccatttttaataaaattgcaGAAAAAACTTGGAACAGATGAGGGAGAAAAAAGCTTGAACTGGTGACACTGAAGACAATTAGACCAAGAACAAATCGTCCTAGTGAATCATTAAGAGAATTAGTCTGaaagtttgatatattattatagtCGAAAATCCTAAAAATTCTGAAACTCCTAGTTTAGACTCTTAAGACCAGCCTTGCGGTTCTGTTGTCACCCTCAAGTAGTTTCTGTTCTGGTTTGTTCAAGAGCGATATTCTAATGAAGATATATAAGActttgaaattgttttcaCAAGGCGATAAATTACCACTTAACTTCCTTGACCCTTGTTATTAACTGCTTCCAAACATTGCTCTACGAGACTCTTGATTTACATGTTTATTACATCATATTGGTAAGCATAACATAGACCAATTTGGTTATCGCCAACACCTAAGCTTAGTAGTAGTAAAAACCTTATGCATGAGCTGATTTTGTATCTTTCTTCAGTTTGGAGTTGATGGACTTTTCTTGATAAAGCTTTGGATTACGAGTTGAAATCCAGAGAAAAGCTCCAATAGCAAAGTCACGCTTATGAGCCAAGTCACCATAAGTAGACAAACCGTAATCTGCTAAAACCCTGTCGAGCTTCCACTCTGGCATGTCTTGGTAATCTTCTTTGGAGTATCTTGGGTAATGAAGAGGCATGCGAAACACACTCCCTTCACCGTTCTTGCCATTTTCAACATCCATATATACTgtacaatattattatttgaagaATACTCTTTCCTGTTCTGTTCTTGCTTCTGGTGTGTAAATATGcatgtgtttatatatgttcttgAGGCTTATTTATATAAAGGTGTTGCAAGCGGTGGTTTAACTACACACTTAACGTGTGAGTTTTTGTCACACGGATCCGTTTGTTTACCTTCTTCATTGCCTTTGTTAAACGCATGAACATGTGTAAATGGAAACATTGTTGTGATCATAACTTTGGATAACACTAATCATTCACACGTACGGATGGAgtttaaaatgtaaacaaaacTTCGATTCACATACgttctaaatttattaagaaTACAGATTACTGTAAACTTATATGCCTAAATCtatggttttaacttttaagtatatcatgattcatgaggTGTTGTactgttgtttttcttcattagcATGAATTGAAATTTAGGTAGTTCTTCATACAAAAAGTTAAagcaaaattatttttaaaaatttttgtGAATGTGTCATCATACTAAATACTATGAATTTTTGTGTTTCCGTTTATGGGTATGatttttcttagttaatattacgaaaatatacaaaatcttgaaataaaaatgtaaaacctAATTggtttaaagtaaaattttgttaGGTTTGTATTAAAGTGTGTACACTGTGTTGTAGGGTTAATTTACAGTTCTCATCTACAAATAACATTCTAAAGAATAAAATCACCCATAAACCCAAACACATTGTTCTTGGCTAATTGCATATGTTGTtcttcacaaaaagaaaaaaacttaagaaaaaaataagacaaagCAGTGATGGCTAGGATCAGGTTCTTGAGAGGTCCCACATGGTGACTCAAAGCCTGCGACGTGTCATCACAATCATTAAACGAACCCCACTGGCTAATTTAGCCGACATATGAAGGACCAAAACCACACTTCTACTTCCAGAAACTTCGTCACAAACTCTTGGCTTAGATTTCGTCATAAACTTAGTGGTTCACATTTTGCCACCTGTCTGTTTAGTCCCCACGTGATTTATCCTACGTGGCTACTCTCGTTCCTAAATAATGATACTTTTTTGTTGGAACCAACCCCAAACTTATTGATACTTTCGTAACTCGCCCCTATTCTTTGATCCAAGTATAAACTCCTTTGTCATTCCTTATCAATCATTCGTCAATAGAATTAAGGTCGTGTCTTAACACACTTTCTAAAGGGAAAGCCTATTTCtggaaatatatttttagataacgttttaacaaaaatggaTTTGATCAAGTGAAAACTTTGGTCCACATACTCCACTGAGATATTTACTTGGCTTACAACATATGTCACAAGATATATATTCCAAAGAGATATTTTACTTGGCTCACATAATTCCCAAGATATTtcatatgttttggttttgttttcgatGAAGATAAGATATTTCAAATGCTTCTCCACCTAAACCCAACAACTTTTGAGAATTCCAAATTCTGATCAAgatagaaattttttatattgtttttcgaattaattgtttttcatatcactacaaaacaaaaatattatattaattaaagtataaaaaatGGTACTAATTTAAATTACtcaaaataaatgatacaCATATACATGGTGTTATATCAATTACAATAATTGACACTATTATTGAATTGTTTGACattgatttaataaaatcGGTACAAATTCACATTAATTTGcatctttttcaaaatattattacaaCAACATTTAAATCACTATGTTCTTAATCGTCTTTTcgtaataataattaaattttgaggtttttcgtttttttagataagaaaaaaataatgtaaaaaaaattgacgaGATCATATTTTGGTTGATCACAAGTGAGGAAAATGAAGTTATTATGTAAAGAAGGATTCTATAATCGATTGACCAACATTCCtccaaagaaatatattttattttataaaaaaatctaataaataATTGGAAATAAAATCATCATTCACCAAACTTTATACTGTTTTACAAATCTACGTTTTAGTCAATTTCTTCCCCATACTTGACCTCATGAAGCAATGAACACAAATCTATGTTTCGATTTTACCATGGAAGAGGGTCTTAGTGATATGAATTTAAATGTCGGgataaaatataagattataaaactataaaggtttattttgaaatacagcacacacaagaaaaaaggCCCATCAACCTCGCAGTCCTAATTAGATAAATACACGTCAACTTCTCTGGgaacaaaaaaactgatattttCTGATTCGTCGTTTCCTTtctactttcttcttcgtcaggTTTTCAAAACTGAGAAAAATGAATGGCGAGGGAAAATTGGAGACTGGTGGAACTAGCGCCGCCGCCACACCaaaagaggagaaggaagaagaagaagtagtttCCCAGAGAGTAGTGTACATGTGGGGTTACTTACCCGGAGCTTCACCGCAACGGTCTCCTCTGATGTCACCAGTCGAAGTAAAGATTCCTCCGGCAGTCGAAAGTTCATGGAAAGATGTCTCTGGTGGTGGATGCGGTTTCGCAATGGCTACTGCAGGTGATAGAATGTTTTCAATTGAAAAGTTCTTCACATTTCGAatcaatttcataaaatgTTATCTGATTTGAAATCATGAGTaattttttgaagttgaatgatatggtttttgttaaaacagaGTCAGGGAAGCTAATTACATGGGGTTCTACAGATGATCTAGGTCAAAGCTACGTCACATCTGGGAAACACGGGGTTAGATTTTCTTAACTTAAGtgtgaaattttgattttcttttctttgtgaaatttgagttttagttAGTTTCgattttattggtttatagGAGACTCCAGAGCcatttcctcttcctccaGAGGTTTGTGTACAGAAAGCTGAAGCTGGATGGGCTCATTGTGTGGCAGTAACAGGTAACATTTTCATGAGCTTACAGAGACATTTGTGTCCAAGTTCATAGCTTTAATTGTCTTATTGAATACAGAGAATCAACAAGTTTATACATGGGGATGGAGGGAATGTATACCCACTGGGAGAGTCTTCGGACAAGTAGATGGAGATTCTTGTGAAAGAAACATATCGTTCTCGACAGAGCAAGGtcaaattttctttgattctttcttgtaaatctatcttcttttttaacaTTGAGGATGAATGTGAAGGATGGTGACTCTTTTTGCAGTGAGTTCTAGTTCTCAAGGGAAAAAATCTAGTGGTGGAACGTCTTCTCAAGTTGAAGGTAGAGGTGGAGGGGAGCCAACAAAGAAAAGGAGGATTTCACCGTCAAAGCAAGCTGCTGAAAATTCATCACAGTCTGACAACATTGACCTCTCGGCATTGCCTTGCCTTGTATCGTTGGCCCCAGGAGTTAGGATTGTTAGTGTTGCTGCTGGTGGTCGTCATACTCTAGCATTATCAGGTGAGATTTTTAGCTTTTCACACACCATGTCACTAATGAGGTACATTGGTTatcaattatgaaaaaaatatcagtGGCGGTATCCATTAAGCTAAAGAGCTTTTGGTGTGCTATAATAATCACTTGATGcatcctaattttttttctgaagTCCAGATATTGGACAGGTGTGGGGTTGGGGTTATGGAGGAGAAGGACAGCTTGGATTGGGCTCTCGTGTACGTCTAGTCTCCTCTCCTCATCCTATTCCATGCATTGAGCCTTCTTCTTATGGAAAAGCCACCAGTTCTGGTGTAAACATGAGTTCAGTAGTGCAATGCGGCCGAGTTCTTGGAagttatgtaaaaaaaattgcatgtGGAGGGCGACACAGTGCTGTGATTACAGGTATTGTTCTCACCATATTGCTTTTGTGGTTagtcatttattttatgattgtTTAAATCCAAATCACTGAAACCAACGCATTTCAACCTTAGATAAATCTTTATACTCTGTCATCAGGATTTAGGATTTTGAAATATGATCTCATTTCCGCACTATGCCTTGGTTAAGGTTCACTTGTTAGCCTTCTCGGGGTCCTTTATATAACTATGAACAGACCCCAATAATTCTCGACCCTTTAACCTGGAAAAGATTGACAATTTGACATATCTTATCTGAGGATTTATCACAAGAACAATACTTGCTTTGCATATAATACgaatgagtttttttgtggACAGATACTGGAGCGCTCCTTACATTTGGTTGGGGGCTTTATGGACAGGTGAGCACGATCGATCCCTGGCTTTATTTATTACAGTATATGCTTGAAACTTGAATGAGTTAAGATTCTTGCTTCCAGCTGAACACACATGTTGAGGAAAGCTAATCATCATAGTGTTGAACTAAttctcaaaatgtttttttatatataccaaaacatAGATTCAACACAGGATTCAGGTTTGATAAAACATAGAATTAGGGAAAAATGCTAGTCTGCATTTAAAATAAGACTGGAAAAGATAATTGAAACTTTCATTTGTTATACATCCGCAGCTAATATTTTCACTTTCTGTTGGGTATGTGGaagtaattgattttttttatttttgttgctcTGTGAAGTGTGGCCAAGGAAGTACAGATGATGAACTAAGTCCTACATGTGTGTCGTCTTTGTTGGGAATCCGAATAGAAGAAGTGGCTGCAGGTCTATGGCACACGACCTGCGCTTCATCGGATGGTGATGTTTATGCGTTTGGTGGAAACCAATTTGGCCAGTTAGGTACTGGTTGTGATCAAGCTGAGGTAAAAAATCTTGAACTATATTGTTTCCCTGGCTATTCTAGTAAATGCTAATCTGATTATTTCTAGAGGCC from Arabidopsis thaliana chromosome 3, partial sequence includes these protein-coding regions:
- a CDS encoding Regulator of chromosome condensation (RCC1) family protein (Regulator of chromosome condensation (RCC1) family protein; CONTAINS InterPro DOMAIN/s: Regulator of chromosome condensation/beta-lactamase-inhibitor protein II (InterPro:IPR009091), Regulator of chromosome condensation, RCC1 (InterPro:IPR000408); BEST Arabidopsis thaliana protein match is: Regulator of chromosome condensation (RCC1) family protein (TAIR:AT3G53830.1); Has 20178 Blast hits to 6212 proteins in 476 species: Archae - 78; Bacteria - 2696; Metazoa - 7040; Fungi - 1181; Plants - 2975; Viruses - 2; Other Eukaryotes - 6206 (source: NCBI BLink).), whose protein sequence is MNGEGKLETGGTSAAATPKEEKEEEEVVSQRVVYMWGYLPGASPQRSPLMSPVEVKIPPAVESSWKDVSGGGCGFAMATAESGKLITWGSTDDLGQSYVTSGKHGETPEPFPLPPEVCVQKAEAGWAHCVAVTENQQVYTWGWRECIPTGRVFGQVDGDSCERNISFSTEQVSSSSQGKKSSGGTSSQVEGRGGGEPTKKRRISPSKQAAENSSQSDNIDLSALPCLVSLAPGVRIVSVAAGGRHTLALSDIGQVWGWGYGGEGQLGLGSRVRLVSSPHPIPCIEPSSYGKATSSGVNMSSVVQCGRVLGSYVKKIACGGRHSAVITDTGALLTFGWGLYGQCGQGSTDDELSPTCVSSLLGIRIEEVAAGLWHTTCASSDGDVYAFGGNQFGQLGTGCDQAETLPKLLEAPNLENVNVKTISCGARHTAVITDEGRVFCWGWNKYGQLGIGDVIDRNAPAEVRIKDCFPKNIACGWWHTLLLGQPTL
- a CDS encoding cytoplasmic tRNA 2-thiolation protein (unknown protein; BEST Arabidopsis thaliana protein match is: unknown protein (TAIR:AT5G41761.1); Has 128 Blast hits to 128 proteins in 12 species: Archae - 0; Bacteria - 0; Metazoa - 0; Fungi - 0; Plants - 128; Viruses - 0; Other Eukaryotes - 0 (source: NCBI BLink).); this encodes MFPFTHVHAFNKGNEEVYMDVENGKNGEGSVFRMPLHYPRYSKEDYQDMPEWKLDRVLADYGLSTYGDLAHKRDFAIGAFLWISTRNPKLYQEKSINSKLKKDTKSAHA
- a CDS encoding uncharacterized protein (unknown protein; Has 30201 Blast hits to 17322 proteins in 780 species: Archae - 12; Bacteria - 1396; Metazoa - 17338; Fungi - 3422; Plants - 5037; Viruses - 0; Other Eukaryotes - 2996 (source: NCBI BLink).), encoding MLKGSLFAHVDYTSPGDRPPKSWGRPPHAPQI